In Pseudochaenichthys georgianus unplaced genomic scaffold, fPseGeo1.2 scaffold_1559_arrow_ctg1, whole genome shotgun sequence, the DNA window TCGAAGCTAACTAGACCTGTAGCCAACTCTAAGCTAACTAGACCTATAGCCAACTCTAAGCTAACTAGGCCTATAGCCAACTCTAAGCTAACTAGCCCTGTAGCCAACCCTAAGCTAACTAGACCTGAAGCTAACTCTAAGCTAACTAGACCTGTAGCCAACTCTAAGCTAACGAGACCTGTAGCTAACTATAAGCTAACTAGAACTGTACTCCTTCTTCATCTTTAAAGTCAATTGAAAACCCACAGATCATTAGCGCCATTATTTTCCGTGACTTGAGGTTGTTAATGCTAGCACGCTCCAGCAGAAGTAGGGGTTCAAATGTAAGCTAAAGCTAAGCTAATTGCACCTTGAGCTAACTCTAAGCTAGATAACCCTGTAGCTAACCCTAGCTACCCCTTCATCTTTAAAGTAAATTGAAAACCCACGGATCATTACCTCCAGTATTTTGTCCGTGGGTTGAGGATCTTAATGCTAACACAGAAGTAGGGGGTCAAACACATAAGCTATTGCTAAGCTATTGCTAAGCTACCTAGCCCTGTAGCTAATGCTAAGCTATCTGCCCCCTCCTCACCGTCCTTGCTGTCCGGAGGCAGCAGAGCATCTTGTCTGTTGGCCGAGGACGAAGGCCAGCGTAGCCAAGATGGCCGAGTCCAGGATCCCCAGCAGAGCCAGGATGTAAGCCCAGTGAACGGAGCAGTTACCTGGAGAGAAGCTGCCCACCTGGAGACACACAGGTCACATGATCACACACCTGGAGACACACAGGTCAAATGATCACACACCTGGAGACACACAGGTCACATGATCACACACCTGGAGACACACAGGTCACATGATCACACACCTGGAGACACACAGGTCACATGATCACACACCTGGAGACACACAGGTCACATGATCACACCCTGGAGACACACAGGTCACATGGTCACACACCTGGAGACACACAGGTCACATGGTCACACACCTTGAGACAACAGGTCACATGATCACACAATGTACAACAATATCTGTTGTCTTTGATCTGTTTTTTCTATGTATTGATCGTTGTGCTTTAGTCTCCACATgtgtgttgattgtgtatatatctgaatatacatatttgtacaCATGTCTGTTTGTGTATTCGGGTTGTGGGACGCGGTACGCGGGAAGCGGTGCGCGGGAAGCGGTGCGCGGGAAGCGTTGCGGTGCGTGGGAAGCGGTGCGTGGGAAGCGGTGCGTGGGAAGCGGTACGCGGGAAGCGGTACGCGGGAAGCGGTGCCTAGGAAGCGGTGCGTGGGAAGCGGTACGCGGTGCGTGGGAAGCGGTGCGCGGGAAGCGGTGCGCGGGAAGCGGTGCGCGGGAAGCGTTGCGGTGGCGTGGGAAGCGGTGCGCGGGAAGCGGTGCGCGGGAAGCGTTGCGGTACGCGGGAAGCGGTACGCGGGAAGCGGTGCCTAGGAAGCGGTGCGTGGGAAGCGGTGCGCGGGAAGCGGTGCGCGGGAAGCGGTGCGCGGTGCGCGGGAAGCGTTGCGGTGCGTGGGAAGCGGTGCGTGGGAAGCGGTGCGTGGGAAGCGGTGCGTGGGAAGCGCTGCGTGGGAAGCGGTACGCGGGAAGCGGTACGCGGGAAGCGGTGCGCGGGAAGCGGTACGCGGTGCCTAGGAAGCGGTGCGCGGGAAGCGGTGCGCGGGAAGCGGTGCGTGGGAAGCGGTGCGTGGGAAGCGGTGCGCGGGAAGCGGTGCGCGGGAAGCGGTGCGCGGGAAGCGGTACGCGGGAAGCGGTACGCGGGAAGCGGTGCGCGGGAAGTGGGAAGCGGTACGCGGTACGCGGTACGCGGGAAGCGGTACGCGGTACGTGGGAAGCGGTGCGCGGGAAGTGGGAAGCGGTGCGCGGCCTGCCACCTTTCTGCAGTCTACGTCTGTGCAACACACTGACAGGATGCTTTGATAGAGCATCACATGAACTCACAGAGTCTCCACACAGAGCTCTCATCTCTGGGCTCTCCCACGAGTCTGGGAACAGGAGACAGGCCAGCGCCATGCAGAACCCTGAGGACAGAGACAGCAgggagtcagtcagtcagtgagTCAGTCAATGGTGTGTTGGGTggttgtcgtgtgtgtgtgttgggtggtgtggtgtggctgtgtgtgtgcgtgtatgtggtctctgtctgcgttgtgtggtgtgtggtgtgtggggtgtgtgtgtgtgtgtgttgtgtgtgtgtgtgtgtgtgtgtgtgtgtgtgtgtgtgagtgagttgtgtgagtgtgtatatgtgagtgtgtgtatgtgtgtgtgtgtgtgtgtgtgtgtgtactgtgtgtatgtgagtgtgtgtgtctctgtgagtgtgtgtatgtgtgtgtgtgtgtgtgtgtgtgctgtgtgtgtggtgtgtgtgtatgtgtgtctatgtgaggtgtgagtgtgtgtgtctgtgtctgtgtctgtgtctgtgtgtgtctgtgtgtctgtgtgtctgtgtgtcatgtgtgtctgtctgtactgtctgtctgtctgtgtgtgtgtgtgtgtgtgtgtgtgtgtgtgtgtgtgtgtgtgtgtgtggtgtgttgtgtgtgtgtgtgtgtgtgtgtgtggtacctgAGGTCAGCTGTAGCCAGCCACAGATCTTGTACACGGGGCTGCGCTGCAGAACCTGAAGAGGCTGAGGCTCAGAACGCTGGTCCAGACGGCCCAGAGAGAGACCCCACCAGAACCGCTACTGATGGAAGGAGGGCAGCGGGGACAGAGAGGAGACACTCCCCCTGCACTCTGAGAGCCAATCAGAgtccacacacacctgcacacacacacacacacacacacacacacacacacacacacacacacacaacacacacacacaacacacacacacacaacacacacacacacacacacacacacacacacacaccacacacacacacctgctgttAATACACCTGGAGGACAGAGAGGAGACACTCCCCCTGCTCTCTGAGAGCCAATCAGAGTCcacacacacctggagacaCACCTGCCGTTAACACACcaggacacacacacctactgtaATACACACCTGccgttaacacacacacacacacaccgttaatacacctgtacacacacctgaacacacacctgtACACAAAGAACCGCCACAAACACACATTAAGGACGTTTAGGACAGAATAACTATTACAAATGTTCAGCCGATGCCGCGGGAAACGATCTTGTTAGCCATTTACAAGCTAACAGCTAGCTCCAGCAggattgtgggtaatgtagTTTATTGAAATGTGGTGGTGAGTCTATGTTGCATCGATACatatcaaatgcaccctataggactcatcattgcacactgcacagcctaactggatggtcctcactaAGCTTCCACTGCacagcctaactggatggtcctcacaaAGCTTCCACTGCacagcctaactggatggtcctcactaAGCTTCCACTGCacagcctaactggatggtcctcactaAGCTTCCACTGCacagcctaactggatggtcctcacaaAGCTTTCCACTGCacagcctaactggatggtcctcacaaagcttccactgtacagcctaactggatggtcctcacaaAGCTTCCACTGCACAGCCTAACTGATGGTCCTCACAAGCTCCACTGCacagcctaactggatggtcctcacaaAGCTTCCACTGCacagcctaactggatggtcctcacaaAGCTTCCACTGCacagcctaactggatggtcctcacaaAGCTTCCACTGCacagcctaactggatggtcctcacaaAGCTTCCACTGCACAGCCTAACTGGATGTCCTCACAAAGCT includes these proteins:
- the lhfpl4b gene encoding LOW QUALITY PROTEIN: LHFPL tetraspan subfamily member 3 protein (The sequence of the model RefSeq protein was modified relative to this genomic sequence to represent the inferred CDS: inserted 3 bases in 2 codons; deleted 1 base in 1 codon), whose product is GTLGLFQVCVDSDWLSECRGSVSSLSPLPSFHQXSGSGGVSLWAVWTSVLSLSLFRFCSAAXVYKICGWLQLTSGFCMALACLLFPDSWESPEMRALCGDSVGSFSPGNCSVHWAYILALLGILDSAILATLAFVLGNRQDALLPPDSKDDEEGVQF